One window of the Rhipicephalus microplus isolate Deutch F79 chromosome 2, USDA_Rmic, whole genome shotgun sequence genome contains the following:
- the LOC119169574 gene encoding kelch-like protein 8, with the protein MSDGGHIVNEACGRVTYAAPDVAQQSFRRLRQFFDDGQLCDVLLHVGSRSWRCHRLVLACCSPYFHAMFTTPLAESQQQEVTIGDIDEVAMDKLIQFAYTGVVQLTVEGVQALLHASSVLQMEPLTHACSAFVRTHLEPSNALGVWQFAESHGLRGLARSAELFARGHFSKVATGREFLALGSQHLARLLVASDLAVESEAQVYEALMSWVRHDTAARTADLPSLLSRVRLPLLPPGYVRRRSEDEELLRNCHRCRDLLDEARDQQLWKAGLLVGTPPAPGERSRPRHSYAGTIFCVGGRDASGEPSSSTEFYSIADNKWLKATDMTTRRRHVGVASVDGKLYAVGGSDDKHHLASAEVFDPANNSWKLICPMNVPRRGLGLCELSGPLYAIGGMDDTTYFNTVERYDSQSDTWTMVAPMKSPRGGVAIAVLKDCIYAIGGNVGQTSLSTCEKYDPHLNKWSYVAETNQRRAGAGAVALDGFIYVVGGFDNNLPLSSAERYDAELDRWVGVRPMSTSRGGVGVASLAGRLYAVGGHNGSKYLDSVEAYDPVLDRWEPVANIHGGRAGPGTAHCNCSTLALPALNHYDSSCDDEESAN; encoded by the exons ATGAGCGACGGCGGCCACATCGTGAACGAGGCGTGTGGCCGCGTTACGTACGCGGCACCCGACGTGGCGCAGCAATCATTCCGCCGCCTGCGCCAGTTCTTCGACGACGGCCAACTGTGCGATGTGCTGCTGCACGTGGGCTCGCGTTCATGGCGCTGCCATCGGTTGGTGCTGGCCTGCTGCTCGCCTTACTTCCACGCCATGTTCACCACGCCTCTCGCCGAGAGTCAGCAGCAG GAAGTGACAATCGGTGACATCGACGAAGTGGCGATGGACAAGCTGATCCAATTCGCCTACACGGGCGTCGTCCAGCTGACGGTGGAAGGagtgcag GCTCTTCTGCACGCCTCGTCGGTGCTGCAAATGGAGCCATTGACGCACGCCTGCTCGGCCTTTGTACGCACCCACCTGGAACCCAGCAACGCTCTCGGCGTGTGGCAGTTCGCCGAGTCGCACGGTCTGCGTGGTCTCGCCCGCAGCGCCGAGCTGTTCGCGCGAGGACACTTCTCGAAGGTGGCCACCGGCAGGGAGTTCCTGGCTCTCGGCTCGCAGCACCTTGCCAGGCTATTGGTCGCCTCCGACCTCGCCGTGGAGTCCGAGGCACAG GTGTACGAAGCTCTGATGAGCTGGGTGCGCCACGACACCGCCGCACGGACGGCGGACCTGCCGAGCCTGCTGTCTCGGGTGCGTCTGCCACTGCTACCTCCCGGCTACGTGCGCCGTCGTTCCGAGGACGAAGAGTTGCTGCGAAACTGCCACAGGTGCCGTGACCTACTGGACGAAGCACGCGACCAGCAGCTCTGGAAGGCCGGCCTGCTCGTTGGCACACCACCGGCACCTGGTGAACGATCTAGGCCCCGCCATAGCTATGCCG GAACCATATTTTGCGTTGGGGGCCGAGACGCCAGCGGGGAGCCGTCATCGTCCACGGAATTCTACAGCATTGCGGATAACAAGTGGCTCAAGGCAACCGACATGACCACCAGGCGTCGACACGTAGGTGTCGCATCAGTGGACG GAAAACTCTATGCCGTGGGTGGAAGCGACGACAAACACCaccttgcgagcgccgaagtatTCGACCCCGCAAACAACAGCTGGAAGTTGATATGTCCCATGAACGTCCCCAG GCGCGGTCTGGGGCTCTGCGAGCTGAGCGGGCCCCTGTACGCCATCGGAGGCATGGACGACACGACGTACTTCAACACGGTCGAGCGCTACGACAGTCAGTCGGACACTTGGACAATGGTCGCCCCCATGAAGTCGCCGCGAGGGGGAGTTGCCATCGCTGTCCTAAAG GACTGTATCTACGCCATAGGCGGAAACGTGGGTCAGACGTCGCTCAGCACTTGCGAGAAGTACGACCCTCACCTCAACAAGTGGTCGTACGTGGCCGAGACGAATCAGCGCAGGGCCGGAGCTGGGGCAGTCGCCCTGGACGGCTTCATCTATGTTGTAG GGGGCTTCGACAACAACTTACCTCTAAGCTCGGCGGAACGGTACGACGCCGAGCTAGATCGGTGGGTTGGTGTGCGGCCCATGAGCACCAGCAGAGGAGGTGTGGGCGTCGCCAGTCTAGCAGGAAGACTGTACGCCGTCGGAGGGCACAACGGAAGCAAATACCTGGACTCGGTCGAAGCTTACGACCCGGTACTC